One segment of Rosa chinensis cultivar Old Blush chromosome 6, RchiOBHm-V2, whole genome shotgun sequence DNA contains the following:
- the LOC112174648 gene encoding serine carboxypeptidase-like 18 codes for MVFGSCNKTMNWVCLHLLLLLIFSANAVYCGTLVKSIPGFDGELPFKLYTGYTTVNGSEMFYYFIESEGTPKQDPLLLWYSGGPGCSAFNGLIYENGPLAFNDTDYEGGVPKTFYYPYSWSRTASLLFVDAPVGTGFSYATDASEYATSDTKTAAQVYQFLRTWLNEHPQYLKVQLFVGADSYSGISGTIVVEHIMAGNDAGFKPRLNLKGYILGCPKTDETINENSKYSYSHRMALISDELYYSAKNSCNSDFYGATVDEPECYEDVQLIARQIKDINKNHILEPKCTWASPVPDGDSARRSMQEYEYPEDFLRSPLKNPEFCHNFNYALSYVWANDDDVRAALNIRNGTVFDWKRCNKSLDYTYDVSSVLEYHQNLSTKGLQVLIFNGDHDLTIPNTGTEEWIKKLGLTVVNDWRPWLVDGQIAGYTIKYSENGYRLTYATLKGAGHSPQEYKRREGYDMFDRFIHYYPI; via the exons ATGGTATTTGGTTCTTGCAACAAAACCATGAACTGGGTTTGTTTGCATTTGCTTCTGCTACTAATTTTCTCGGCCAATGCAGTTTACTGTGGCACACTGGTCAAGTCTATTCCCGGGTTCGATGGTGAACTTCCTTTCAAGCTCTACACTGG GTATACGACTGTTAATGGCTCAGAGATGTTTTACTACTTCATTGAGTCAGAAGGAACCCCCAAACAAGACCCTTTGTTGCTGTGGTACAGTGGAGGCCCTGGTTGTTCTGCTTTCAATGGTCTCATTTACGAAAACG GTCCCTTGGCTTTCAACGACACAGATTATGAAGGCGGTGTACCAAAAACATTTTACTATCCATACTCATGGTCAAGG ACTGCAAGCCTATTGTTTGTGGATGCACCTGTTGGCACTGGTTTCTCTTATGCAACTGATGCATCAGAATACGCTACCTCCGATACAAAAACAGCAGCACAGGTTTACCAGTTCTTGAGAACG TGGTTGAATGAGCACCCGCAATACCTCAAGGTTCAGTTGTTTGTTGGGGCTGATTCGTATTCAGGCATATCGGGAACCATTGTTGTTGAACATATAATGGCTG GTAATGATGCCGGATTTAAGCCACGCCTGAATCTCAAG GGCTATATTCTAGGGTGTCCAAAAACAGATGAAACTATCAATGAGAATTCTAAGTACTCCTATTCTCACCGGATGGCACTTATATCAGATGAACTCTATTAT TCGGCTAAAAACAGCTGTAATTCAGATTTCTATGGAGCAACTGTTGATGAACCAGAATGTTACGAGGATGTTCAATTGATTGCAAGG CAAATTAAAGACATAAACAAAAACCATATTCTGGAGCCAAAATGCACATGGGCTTCACCAGTACCCGATGGAGATTCAGCTCGTAGATCTATGCAGGAATACGAATACCCCGAAGACTTCCTCCGGTCACCTCTAAAAAATCCTGAATTCTGTCAC AACTTTAACTATGCGCTATCCTACGTATGGGCAAACGATGATGATGTACGAGCGGCACTTAATATCAGAAAT GGAACAGTATTTGATTGGAAGAGATGCAACAAGAGCTTGGATTACACATATGATGTGTCCAGTGTCCTAGAATATCATCAAAATCTCAGTACCAAGGGACTACAAGTTCTGATATTCAA TGGTGATCATGACCTGACAATTCCGAACACCGGCACGGAAGAGTGGATAAAAAAATTGGGTTTGACTGTTGTTAATGACTGGAGACCATGGCTAGTTGATGGTCAGATTGCAGG ATACACCATCAAGTATTCAGAAAATGGATACCGCTTGACATATGCAACCTTAAAG GGGGCAGGTCACTCACCTCAAGAATACAAGCGTAGAGAAGGTTATGACATGTTCGACAGGTTCATCCATTACTATCCCATCTAG